The following coding sequences lie in one Sinorhizobium fredii USDA 257 genomic window:
- the tssF gene encoding type VI secretion system baseplate subunit TssF, which yields MDRVFLEYYEEELTHIRALAAEFADMHPSIARNLSLDTVPCPDPYVERLLDGVAYLAARTRQKVDAESARFARSVLENFYPDLVCPAPATGMALLKPGQQVQTMAAGHLVRRGTRLVSSARPGISTRCIYTTAQDVMLWPLAIASVTYIQDRSALAAAGIAPIGGQSGAAALSIVFGRTGKGRLSDLSLDRLDLYFAEKSKAPLLFDTLFGVCSATGARPEGRDNPLSALAEPEMVGISDDEALLPRTRETFEGYRLLREYFVAPERFHYVRIKGLQAVVRRCGAGLELVFLLRRPVPELANIAATDFELFATPIINLFERSCNVIELDQRRTRQVLHADRTRPGDFEIHRAIRVEDADAGGPDAEIPALFSLGQNRGNGWVYFTERRPRRPNEDELRQGQTRTSYVGDDVFVTLSRPAHSKAARPLKRLEVTALCTNRDLPILDDTPSLSLESGDPVETIRLLGAVRPPVPSIPATLPAGAVDATRADELAWRFVAQLSLNFLSLAEEGRGVDPLHALLDLYAQRGDPSLSRHLRAIARIESRSVIERLPIPGPMCFARGTEVTLHIDQSVLAGHSALLLSGLLSKLFARYASINAFVRTRARVIQKQEDVPWPMTPGNRSLI from the coding sequence ATGGACCGAGTCTTCCTGGAATATTACGAGGAAGAACTCACACATATCCGCGCTCTCGCCGCCGAGTTTGCGGACATGCATCCTTCGATCGCCCGCAACCTTTCCCTGGACACGGTCCCCTGTCCCGATCCTTATGTCGAACGCCTGCTCGACGGCGTCGCCTATCTCGCCGCGCGCACCCGCCAAAAAGTGGATGCGGAGAGCGCGCGTTTTGCCCGAAGCGTGCTCGAGAATTTCTATCCCGATCTTGTTTGCCCGGCGCCGGCAACCGGCATGGCATTGCTGAAGCCCGGCCAGCAGGTTCAAACAATGGCTGCGGGGCACCTCGTTAGGCGGGGGACGCGGCTCGTTTCGAGCGCCCGCCCTGGAATTTCGACGCGATGCATCTATACCACGGCACAGGATGTGATGCTCTGGCCGCTTGCGATCGCCTCGGTCACCTACATCCAGGATCGAAGCGCACTTGCAGCAGCGGGAATAGCTCCGATCGGCGGACAATCCGGCGCCGCTGCATTGAGCATCGTCTTCGGTCGAACCGGCAAAGGCAGGCTCAGCGATTTGTCGCTCGATCGCCTTGATCTTTATTTCGCTGAAAAAAGCAAGGCGCCCTTGCTCTTCGATACGCTTTTTGGCGTCTGTTCCGCCACCGGCGCTCGCCCGGAAGGCCGCGATAATCCGCTGAGCGCACTGGCCGAGCCGGAGATGGTCGGAATCTCGGATGACGAGGCGCTGCTACCGCGCACGCGCGAAACTTTTGAAGGCTATAGGCTTTTGCGCGAATACTTTGTCGCGCCAGAGAGATTCCACTACGTACGTATCAAAGGACTGCAGGCAGTGGTTCGTCGCTGTGGGGCTGGGCTCGAACTGGTGTTTCTCTTGCGACGTCCCGTCCCCGAGCTCGCCAATATCGCAGCAACTGATTTCGAACTTTTCGCAACGCCGATCATCAATTTGTTCGAACGCAGCTGCAATGTCATCGAACTCGACCAGAGGCGCACACGGCAGGTGCTCCATGCCGACCGGACCCGCCCAGGCGATTTCGAAATCCATCGCGCAATCCGTGTCGAAGACGCTGACGCCGGGGGCCCGGACGCCGAGATACCGGCGCTCTTCAGCTTGGGCCAAAATCGTGGAAATGGCTGGGTATATTTTACCGAACGCCGCCCGCGGCGACCGAACGAGGACGAGCTGCGCCAGGGACAAACGCGAACGTCCTACGTTGGTGACGATGTCTTCGTCACGCTTTCGCGTCCAGCCCACTCGAAGGCGGCACGGCCCCTGAAACGGCTCGAGGTGACGGCGCTTTGCACCAATCGTGACCTGCCGATCTTGGACGACACACCGTCGCTCTCCCTCGAGAGCGGCGATCCGGTCGAGACTATTCGGCTTCTCGGAGCGGTGCGGCCGCCGGTGCCCTCAATTCCGGCCACGCTCCCGGCTGGCGCTGTGGATGCCACGCGAGCCGATGAACTTGCCTGGCGGTTTGTGGCGCAGCTCTCGCTCAATTTTCTCAGCCTGGCAGAAGAAGGCCGCGGGGTGGACCCGCTTCACGCCCTGCTTGATCTTTACGCCCAACGCGGCGATCCAAGCCTCAGCCGGCACTTACGCGCGATTGCCAGAATTGAGTCTCGGTCTGTGATCGAGCGCCTCCCCATTCCTGGGCCGATGTGCTTTGCGCGTGGCACCGAGGTTACGCTTCATATCGACCAGTCAGTGCTTGCCGGGCATAGCGCATTGCTACTCTCCGGCCTGCTTTCGAAGCTTTTTGCCCGCTATGCGTCAATCAATGCGTTCGTGCGAACGCGCGCGCGTGTGATACAGAAGCAGGAGGATGTGCCATGGCCAATGACGCCGGGCAATCGCAGCCTGATCTGA
- the tssE gene encoding type VI secretion system baseplate subunit TssE, whose amino-acid sequence MSASETWQKRLGREARPPGGHLRATREAIQPSLWDRLVNDLPGLSSEIKQLRQALQNDIDGERLDALVAGGIRQIDAATDTSAEQKKSLHRLVSLERRRAELESRGVVVSTDVLREAVRRDIEALFNAQRFESSPLLTDFEADQIRDNPPSLEDFPEVRRSVVNYGVPPFSGRSSRDFDRDELAKEIRSVLAAFEPRLKESATKVTVSLGDRATGLRIDIDALLLTSPAPERLRLRTFLDLENGSARTELKDT is encoded by the coding sequence ATGTCGGCAAGTGAAACCTGGCAAAAACGGTTGGGAAGGGAAGCGAGACCGCCCGGGGGGCACCTGCGGGCGACTCGCGAAGCGATCCAGCCATCCTTGTGGGATCGCCTGGTCAATGACCTGCCGGGGCTAAGCTCGGAAATCAAGCAACTTCGGCAGGCTTTACAGAACGATATAGACGGCGAACGTCTCGATGCGCTGGTTGCCGGTGGCATTCGCCAAATCGACGCCGCTACAGATACCAGCGCCGAGCAAAAGAAGAGTTTGCACCGTCTGGTCTCGTTGGAGCGGCGTCGGGCAGAACTGGAAAGCCGCGGCGTCGTCGTCTCGACCGATGTGTTGCGTGAAGCAGTTCGGCGAGACATCGAGGCGCTGTTTAATGCGCAACGCTTCGAATCCTCGCCACTCTTGACGGACTTCGAGGCGGATCAGATTCGCGACAACCCTCCCTCGCTTGAGGATTTTCCGGAGGTTCGTCGCAGCGTGGTCAATTACGGCGTGCCGCCCTTCTCCGGCCGATCATCTCGCGATTTCGACCGTGATGAACTGGCGAAGGAAATCAGAAGCGTGCTCGCGGCATTTGAACCTCGGCTAAAGGAAAGCGCGACGAAAGTGACCGTCAGTCTCGGCGACAGAGCCACTGGTCTGAGGATCGACATCGACGCCCTGCTGCTCACCTCGCCGGCACCCGAGCGGCTACGGCTTCGAACTTTTCTCGATCTCGAGAACGGTTCGGCACGCACCGAGCTCAAGGACACCTGA
- a CDS encoding Hcp family type VI secretion system effector, which translates to MKIDGFLKVPDIPGPSIRDGHEEEIEVHGVEFEMQAPFDPNSLSRRGRVSLGMVNFIKNYDKSSPYLKKALFDNTLLDEVTFSARRTIEGETSDYLVVTLKDASVTSYVMKPSEDEPDLIEERVGFAYKNINFKYDDKDEVEMDVYVGK; encoded by the coding sequence ATGAAAATTGATGGATTTCTAAAGGTCCCCGACATTCCGGGGCCAAGCATCCGCGATGGCCACGAAGAAGAGATCGAAGTGCACGGAGTAGAGTTTGAAATGCAAGCTCCCTTCGATCCCAATTCATTATCGAGGAGGGGCCGCGTCAGCTTGGGCATGGTCAATTTCATTAAAAACTACGACAAGTCTTCGCCCTACCTGAAAAAGGCTCTCTTCGACAACACGCTCCTGGACGAAGTCACGTTTTCGGCACGAAGAACGATCGAAGGCGAGACAAGCGATTATCTGGTCGTAACCTTAAAGGATGCATCGGTAACCAGCTACGTAATGAAGCCAAGTGAGGACGAGCCAGACCTCATCGAAGAGCGCGTCGGATTCGCTTACAAGAACATCAATTTCAAGTACGACGATAAGGACGAGGTCGAGATGGATGTCTATGTCGGCAAGTGA
- the tssC gene encoding type VI secretion system contractile sheath large subunit: MAEQEKATAAGVAQAEGVDLGEFSELLEKDFKVKKDDSEKLQVLVQNLALAARSRSESTVISSNAIKSIKSLISGIDKLLTEQVNHILHAPEVLQMEGTWRGLWYLVNNTETDQKLKIRVMNISKEDLADTLEDYEGQMWDQSPIFKKVYTDEYSMLGGNPYGCLIGAYEFSNHPKDVALLRNMSGICASAHTPFIAAASPRLFRMESWQELPNPQDLQQIVSSTAYASWQSLRESEDSRYIGLTMPRVLARLPYGAETVPVKGFAFEEEVHGDHHRYVWMNAAFPMGVNINRSHKLFGWGTQIRGVENGGAVINLPVHTFPTDDGTVAMKCPTEVAIDDRREAELAKLGLMPILHRKNTDIAAFIGAHSLQDDETRAGRLVDPDAQANERLSANLPYLFPVSRFAHYLKAIARDKIGSFKERADMQIWLTEWINRYVLANPAFADEKARAKRPLAAAEVQVDSVEGRPGWYNARFYLRPHYQLEGINASLRLVSELPSMKS; the protein is encoded by the coding sequence ATGGCCGAACAGGAAAAAGCCACCGCTGCTGGTGTCGCGCAAGCGGAGGGAGTCGATCTGGGGGAATTCAGCGAGCTTCTGGAAAAGGACTTCAAGGTCAAGAAGGATGATAGCGAGAAGCTTCAAGTCCTGGTGCAAAATCTGGCGCTTGCCGCGCGATCACGCTCGGAATCCACTGTCATCTCATCGAACGCGATCAAGTCGATCAAGTCCTTGATCTCCGGCATCGACAAGCTTCTGACCGAGCAGGTCAACCATATCCTTCATGCGCCGGAAGTGCTCCAGATGGAAGGAACGTGGCGCGGGCTGTGGTACCTCGTCAACAATACCGAGACGGATCAAAAACTGAAGATCCGCGTCATGAATATTTCGAAGGAGGACCTGGCCGATACTCTCGAGGATTACGAAGGCCAGATGTGGGATCAGAGTCCCATCTTCAAGAAAGTCTATACCGACGAATACTCGATGCTCGGTGGAAACCCGTATGGATGCCTGATAGGCGCCTACGAGTTCTCAAATCACCCGAAGGATGTCGCTCTCCTTCGCAACATGTCCGGCATCTGCGCGTCGGCACATACTCCCTTCATTGCAGCCGCTTCCCCACGTCTGTTTCGCATGGAGAGCTGGCAGGAACTGCCGAACCCGCAAGACCTGCAACAGATCGTGTCGTCAACAGCCTATGCGTCATGGCAGTCACTGCGCGAGAGTGAGGACTCGCGGTATATTGGGCTAACCATGCCCCGAGTGCTGGCGAGACTGCCCTATGGCGCAGAAACGGTCCCTGTGAAGGGTTTCGCCTTCGAGGAAGAAGTCCACGGCGACCATCACCGATATGTCTGGATGAATGCGGCCTTCCCGATGGGAGTGAACATAAACCGCAGTCATAAGCTCTTCGGCTGGGGCACCCAAATTCGAGGTGTCGAGAACGGCGGCGCAGTCATCAATCTCCCGGTCCACACCTTTCCGACCGATGACGGCACGGTAGCGATGAAGTGCCCCACCGAGGTCGCGATCGATGACCGGCGCGAGGCTGAGCTCGCCAAGCTCGGGCTGATGCCGATCCTTCATCGCAAGAACACCGATATTGCCGCCTTCATCGGTGCCCATTCGCTGCAGGACGATGAGACGCGAGCGGGCCGGCTGGTCGATCCGGACGCTCAGGCCAATGAGAGGTTGAGCGCGAACCTGCCCTATCTGTTCCCGGTTTCCCGTTTCGCCCACTATTTGAAGGCGATCGCCAGGGACAAGATCGGCTCATTCAAGGAACGCGCAGACATGCAGATCTGGCTGACGGAGTGGATCAATCGCTACGTTCTGGCCAATCCTGCCTTCGCCGATGAAAAGGCCCGCGCAAAGCGGCCTCTGGCGGCCGCCGAAGTTCAGGTTGACAGCGTAGAGGGCCGGCCGGGCTGGTACAATGCCCGGTTCTACCTGCGACCACATTACCAGTTGGAAGGCATCAATGCTTCGCTCCGGCTCGTTTCGGAGCTGCCGTCTATGAAGTCGTGA
- the tssB gene encoding type VI secretion system contractile sheath small subunit, which yields MSETKAKVIERNRAPRVQIAYEVETYGSPTTIELPFVMGVMADLAGASETPEARKSVRDRTFVETDANRFGRFMEALSPRVKARVKNTLPQPPGEERDEELAVDLTFTSIADFTPDRVAEQVPQLAELLRMRRQLEELLGFMDGRIDAEKRIAQLLNNEPLIAKIADQAIDDSSKSEV from the coding sequence ATGAGCGAAACTAAGGCGAAGGTAATTGAACGAAACCGGGCGCCTCGCGTCCAGATCGCCTATGAAGTGGAAACATACGGCAGCCCGACGACGATCGAATTGCCGTTTGTGATGGGCGTGATGGCTGATCTGGCCGGCGCCTCCGAGACACCAGAGGCGCGCAAGTCCGTACGGGACCGCACGTTTGTCGAGACCGACGCAAACAGGTTCGGCCGTTTCATGGAAGCGCTCAGCCCCCGCGTCAAAGCTCGGGTGAAGAACACTCTGCCCCAGCCTCCGGGCGAAGAACGCGATGAAGAGCTTGCGGTAGACCTTACCTTTACGAGCATCGCCGACTTCACGCCGGATCGTGTTGCCGAACAAGTCCCGCAGCTTGCCGAGCTTTTGAGGATGCGCCGCCAGCTTGAGGAACTGCTAGGTTTCATGGATGGTCGCATCGACGCCGAAAAACGCATCGCGCAGCTTTTGAACAATGAGCCCCTCATTGCAAAGATCGCAGACCAGGCGATCGACGATAGCAGCAAATCGGAGGTCTGA
- a CDS encoding type VI secretion system protein TssA yields the protein MFDSALWLSPLNGNNPSGESLRNDGRFHELERLMQPQIEISRDERNNPVERAEVPVDWTNVLHKSEELRQHGRDLRLLVIVTRALANEQSFAGLASGLNLIARTFDLHWETMHPELRRDSPPRDAALRRTNALLQLQNDKDGLLGDLRRMTFFAPHGVGPFTGRDLERGSIDTRTALSEAAPGLSQAEKSSLVSEHDRLLDRMRIGCAAFAEQSSSEAAELVAHARSAATALAELEASLNRQMGGDVRFTLSDLGRFLQRVISTLERAQPGSRPEIASEEGVVREKVTPQAISGADSSHIATAAVFPSRLASREDVTRCIDLVIDFYDRTEPSSPIPHLARRIKRMVPMNFLELMEDLAPSGLKEFRLLAGMPENKKSRDER from the coding sequence TTGTTCGACTCCGCTCTCTGGCTAAGTCCACTGAATGGCAATAACCCCTCTGGCGAAAGCTTGCGGAATGATGGGCGATTCCACGAACTGGAACGCCTTATGCAACCTCAAATCGAGATCAGCCGAGACGAACGCAACAATCCCGTAGAAAGGGCCGAAGTACCTGTCGACTGGACAAACGTTCTTCATAAATCTGAGGAGTTGCGTCAGCACGGGCGGGATTTGCGGCTCCTGGTGATCGTGACTCGAGCCCTTGCAAATGAACAGAGTTTTGCCGGATTGGCCTCGGGACTTAACCTGATCGCTCGGACTTTCGACCTGCATTGGGAGACGATGCATCCAGAACTTCGGCGGGATTCCCCGCCTCGGGATGCGGCCCTGCGCCGGACCAACGCACTTCTCCAGCTGCAAAACGACAAGGATGGGTTATTGGGCGACCTTCGGAGGATGACCTTTTTTGCGCCCCATGGTGTTGGCCCCTTCACCGGCCGGGATTTGGAGCGCGGATCGATCGACACCCGAACCGCTCTTAGCGAGGCTGCACCTGGGCTGAGCCAGGCCGAGAAGTCGTCACTCGTAAGCGAGCATGACCGCTTATTGGATCGCATGAGAATAGGCTGCGCGGCATTTGCGGAACAATCCTCGAGCGAAGCGGCCGAGCTTGTCGCCCATGCTCGTAGTGCGGCCACTGCACTGGCGGAGCTCGAAGCATCGCTCAACCGGCAGATGGGCGGTGATGTGCGCTTCACACTGTCGGATTTGGGACGGTTCCTTCAGCGCGTGATTTCGACGCTCGAGCGAGCGCAACCCGGCTCCCGGCCGGAGATCGCAAGCGAGGAAGGCGTCGTTCGCGAGAAGGTAACTCCACAAGCGATCTCCGGCGCGGATTCGAGCCACATCGCAACTGCGGCAGTCTTTCCGTCGCGGCTTGCCTCGCGCGAGGATGTCACAAGGTGCATCGACCTCGTCATTGATTTCTACGACCGCACGGAGCCGTCAAGCCCCATCCCTCATCTGGCGCGCAGAATCAAACGCATGGTGCCGATGAATTTTCTGGAACTCATGGAGGATCTGGCGCCCTCCGGTCTAAAGGAGTTCCGGCTTTTGGCCGGCATGCCAGAAAACAAGAAATCTCGGGACGAAAGGTGA
- a CDS encoding serine/threonine protein kinase, with protein MLDPLPGDIFRKGQVLNNTYEIEGLLGRGGTGEVYRASNRITGRVVAIKALNQELSANASYLELMKREEEVRSISHDAVVRYTDCSQTGDGHVYLVMDYVAGTPLSDWLERSAASPRDLLVVAHRVAEGLVATHERKIVHRDLSPDNIILRDGRPEEAVIIDFGIAKDSTPGARTIVGNEFAGKYEYAAPEQMHGQAEPRSDLYALGASLLATFRGRVPDVGRSPGEIVRHKERRLDTSGVPEPLKTLIDDLTQPDPAHRPPSAAAVVKEITRLLQPGLGGAQQSGRFEKASWRPWLAILPIATLAAIAGLWLFGAFEDLSTTTVPIATPYKLVAGVDGHGRATLTGFAPNAGQQEAIVTNFAQAVGVPSPGGTLTLADGAPSERWAEDMAAFFALAAPLEEWKLEVADRTVRLTGLAADNKGREAAVSRFAAAAKEAGYEPVVRVAAGPRDLSPDHLKSLLVPLETCGPLLIPPPQAGTYPLGAVVSIRGNVASSKDIQAVQQALAPHLGDRELRVDTTVLNSQLCVVQELLPDARQGPMTIVLGYGDKSEPNMSGIYSVGDNPVIDVLAPATLDEGYLWVAIADVTGNLFNVLPNIKRPDHALSDLGTVSEGMRTIRVAYPTAEGAVDPAKLSFAVDSTFGRSLIIVMQTNQPLFSRASPHNRVHQVFCRRFACGDSRGKCLGPLYDHPTDRYPELKIESRTA; from the coding sequence ATGCTCGATCCACTGCCCGGGGACATCTTTCGCAAGGGCCAGGTGCTCAACAACACCTACGAGATAGAGGGCCTCCTTGGCCGCGGCGGAACGGGCGAGGTCTACAGAGCAAGCAACCGCATCACCGGCCGTGTGGTGGCGATCAAGGCACTGAACCAAGAGTTGTCGGCAAATGCCAGTTACCTCGAGCTCATGAAGCGAGAGGAAGAGGTTCGCAGCATCTCGCATGACGCTGTCGTTCGCTACACCGACTGCAGTCAGACGGGCGACGGGCACGTATACCTGGTGATGGATTACGTCGCAGGCACCCCGCTCAGCGACTGGCTCGAGCGCAGCGCGGCTTCCCCGCGAGATCTGCTGGTGGTGGCACACAGAGTGGCCGAAGGCCTTGTCGCTACGCACGAGCGAAAGATCGTCCATCGCGACCTTTCCCCGGACAATATCATCCTGCGTGACGGCAGACCGGAGGAAGCCGTCATTATCGACTTTGGCATCGCGAAGGACAGCACCCCAGGGGCACGCACCATCGTCGGCAACGAGTTTGCGGGCAAGTACGAATATGCCGCGCCGGAGCAGATGCATGGGCAAGCCGAACCGCGCTCTGATCTTTATGCCCTGGGAGCATCGCTACTCGCAACGTTTCGCGGGAGGGTTCCAGACGTCGGAAGGAGCCCGGGCGAGATTGTGCGTCATAAGGAACGCCGGCTTGACACGTCTGGCGTTCCGGAACCGCTGAAGACCTTGATTGACGATCTCACCCAGCCCGATCCTGCCCATCGGCCGCCAAGCGCCGCCGCCGTCGTCAAGGAAATTACGCGATTGCTGCAGCCCGGTCTCGGCGGTGCGCAGCAGAGCGGGCGCTTCGAGAAGGCCAGTTGGCGACCATGGCTTGCCATCCTGCCCATCGCAACGCTGGCAGCAATCGCAGGGCTTTGGCTTTTCGGGGCGTTTGAGGACTTGTCGACGACAACGGTGCCGATCGCTACCCCTTACAAGCTTGTTGCCGGGGTGGACGGACACGGACGAGCCACGCTTACCGGTTTTGCTCCCAATGCCGGCCAGCAAGAGGCAATCGTCACGAACTTTGCCCAAGCGGTCGGGGTACCTTCCCCCGGGGGCACCCTCACTCTTGCTGACGGCGCACCGTCCGAACGCTGGGCTGAGGACATGGCCGCCTTTTTTGCGCTCGCCGCCCCGTTAGAGGAGTGGAAGCTGGAAGTTGCCGATCGGACGGTTCGCCTTACCGGACTTGCGGCCGATAACAAGGGGCGCGAAGCCGCCGTGAGCCGATTTGCTGCGGCGGCCAAAGAGGCCGGCTATGAACCTGTCGTACGTGTGGCCGCCGGCCCGCGGGATCTGTCGCCGGATCACCTGAAATCCCTCCTGGTCCCGTTGGAGACCTGCGGGCCGCTTCTCATTCCACCGCCGCAGGCGGGTACCTATCCCCTTGGAGCGGTAGTCTCGATCCGAGGAAACGTCGCCTCCAGCAAGGACATCCAGGCCGTTCAGCAGGCGCTTGCGCCGCATCTCGGGGATCGCGAACTGCGCGTCGACACCACAGTGCTCAACAGCCAGCTGTGCGTTGTTCAGGAGTTGCTGCCGGATGCAAGGCAGGGTCCGATGACAATCGTTCTCGGATACGGCGACAAGTCCGAACCGAACATGTCCGGCATCTATTCCGTAGGCGACAACCCGGTTATCGACGTGCTGGCGCCGGCCACACTTGACGAGGGATACCTGTGGGTCGCAATCGCCGACGTCACCGGTAATCTCTTCAACGTTCTTCCGAACATCAAAAGACCGGATCATGCGCTTTCCGACCTCGGGACCGTGTCTGAGGGAATGCGAACCATCCGGGTTGCCTATCCGACGGCAGAGGGTGCAGTCGATCCGGCGAAGCTCTCCTTCGCCGTTGACAGCACATTCGGCAGAAGTCTGATCATCGTCATGCAGACCAACCAACCACTTTTTTCCAGAGCTTCGCCCCACAACCGAGTCCACCAAGTCTTTTGCCGAAGATTTGCGTGCGGTGATAGCCGCGGGAAATGTCTCGGTCCTCTCTATGACCACCCGACTGATCGATACCCGGAACTAAAAATTGAATCGCGAACGGCGTGA